Proteins encoded in a region of the Actinomycetota bacterium genome:
- a CDS encoding GerMN domain-containing protein produces the protein MTVLARVLVLVALAATIGCARGSELTVLESLPEDLYASPTPAPQVGDVSLVRVFFTQGDRLVAVRRQVIGSRGVVESAMADLLLGPTPEELERGVNTAIPPGAEILAVEVSGGLATIDLSKEFELSAEQSVLVLRLGQVVYTLTDLNRVTKVRFEIDGVPVSVIGQDGSLREGPVGREDYPGLWS, from the coding sequence GTGACCGTCCTGGCCCGGGTGCTCGTGCTGGTCGCGCTGGCTGCGACCATCGGGTGCGCGCGGGGCAGCGAGCTGACCGTCCTCGAGTCCCTGCCCGAGGACCTGTACGCGAGCCCCACCCCCGCCCCGCAGGTGGGCGACGTGTCGCTCGTGCGGGTCTTCTTCACGCAGGGGGACCGCCTGGTGGCCGTCCGGCGGCAGGTGATCGGGTCGCGGGGGGTCGTGGAGTCGGCGATGGCCGACCTGCTGCTGGGTCCGACGCCCGAGGAGCTCGAACGAGGCGTGAACACGGCCATCCCGCCGGGGGCCGAGATCCTCGCCGTCGAGGTCTCGGGAGGCCTGGCGACCATCGACCTGTCCAAGGAGTTCGAGCTGAGCGCGGAGCAGTCGGTCTTGGTGCTCCGACTCGGCCAGGTCGTCTACACGCTCACCGACCTCAACCGGGTGACGAAGGTACGGTTCGAGATCGACGGGGTGCCCGTCAGCGTCATCGGCCAGGACGGGTCGCTGAGAGAGGGTCCGGTCGGGCGGGAGGACTACCCGGGACTCTGGTCCTGA
- a CDS encoding DUF192 domain-containing protein, which produces MSTRRARSSQVVLLGPHGVACERLEVARGAVASARGLLGRSSLGPDEGLLLKARRVHTFGMRFPIDAVFCGRDLRVVGVETLEPNRLSRRYRGARRCVELAAGAASRAGIVPGVTLRTGQR; this is translated from the coding sequence ATGTCCACCCGTCGCGCCCGCTCCTCCCAGGTCGTTCTGCTCGGCCCCCACGGCGTCGCCTGCGAACGCCTGGAGGTGGCGCGGGGCGCGGTCGCGAGCGCGCGGGGTCTCCTCGGCCGCTCGTCGCTCGGGCCGGACGAAGGGCTCCTGCTGAAGGCCCGGCGCGTGCACACGTTCGGGATGAGGTTCCCCATCGACGCCGTCTTCTGTGGGCGCGACCTGCGCGTCGTAGGGGTCGAGACCCTGGAGCCGAACAGGCTCTCCCGCCGGTACCGAGGAGCGCGTCGGTGCGTCGAGCTCGCCGCGGGCGCCGCCTCCCGGGCCGGGATCGTACCCGGCGTCACCCTCCGGACGGGACAGCGATGA
- a CDS encoding alanine racemase, whose protein sequence is MRIHELPTPALCVDIDALRRNIERMARWFDDRPSSLRPHLKAHKTPAIARLQAEAGCSGFTCATVREAEVMADHGFDDLLVANEVLDPAKLRRLSELSDRAHVTLAVDSAYGAALLRDVEVDVLVDVNVGLPRCGVPVEGVVDVARAVSDAGRRVVGVMGYEGHAMAMPDPAARAETARDSMGQLLEAADRLRADGFEVEVVSAGGTGTYDVTGAIEGVTEVQAGSYALMDTAYARYGLPFEEALRCLTTVLSVQGQIAVLDGGLKALATDHGDPELPGGTPAVVFFLSDEHTTLATSEGFDRRPGDRMWLRPSHVDPTVNLHEVLYAISDDEVVDTWPVAARGYR, encoded by the coding sequence ATGAGGATCCACGAACTGCCGACCCCCGCCCTGTGCGTCGATATCGACGCCCTCCGGCGCAACATCGAACGGATGGCGCGGTGGTTCGACGACCGTCCGAGCTCGCTCCGGCCGCACCTGAAGGCGCACAAGACGCCGGCCATCGCCCGTCTGCAGGCCGAGGCCGGTTGTTCCGGCTTCACCTGCGCCACCGTCCGGGAGGCGGAGGTGATGGCCGACCACGGGTTCGACGACCTCCTGGTCGCGAACGAGGTCCTGGACCCCGCCAAGCTCCGGCGCCTGAGCGAGCTGAGCGACCGGGCGCACGTGACGCTCGCCGTGGACTCGGCCTACGGCGCGGCCCTGTTGCGCGACGTGGAGGTGGACGTACTGGTGGACGTGAACGTCGGGCTCCCCCGCTGCGGTGTCCCGGTGGAGGGCGTGGTGGACGTCGCCCGGGCCGTCTCCGACGCCGGGAGGAGGGTGGTCGGGGTCATGGGGTACGAGGGCCATGCGATGGCTATGCCCGACCCTGCGGCGCGGGCGGAGACCGCGCGCGACTCCATGGGCCAGCTGCTCGAGGCGGCGGACCGACTGCGCGCGGACGGGTTCGAGGTGGAGGTCGTGAGTGCGGGCGGGACCGGCACCTACGACGTCACGGGAGCCATCGAGGGCGTCACCGAGGTGCAGGCCGGGAGCTACGCGCTGATGGACACCGCCTACGCTCGCTACGGCCTCCCGTTCGAGGAGGCGCTGCGCTGCCTCACCACGGTGCTCAGCGTGCAGGGGCAGATAGCGGTCCTCGACGGGGGCCTGAAGGCGCTGGCCACCGACCACGGCGACCCGGAGCTCCCGGGAGGCACCCCGGCGGTGGTCTTCTTCCTGTCCGACGAGCACACCACGCTCGCCACCTCGGAGGGGTTCGACCGTCGTCCCGGCGACCGGATGTGGCTGCGTCCCTCGCACGTGGACCCGACCGTGAACCTCCACGAGGTCCTGTACGCGATCAGCGACGACGAGGTGGTGGACACGTGGCCGGTGGCGGCTCGCGGTTACCGATGA
- the metG gene encoding methionine--tRNA ligase, with amino-acid sequence MKDTWYITTPIYYSNDVPHIGHAYTTVAADFLSRWHRLQGRRVHFLTGTDEHGSKLAQAAEDKGLTPQEWVDTMAPRWKQLWQRLDITNDDFIRTTESRHKEPVARFMTELYEKGDIYLGTYEGLYCVRCEEFKTPTEAANGLCPVHGSPLEQLSEENYFFRLSAYNQALIDHYTANPGAISPERARSEVLGRLRDGLRDIPISRATVSWGIPLPWDQAHVIYVWIEALQNYITAVGYGSDEERFGAVWPADVHLIGKEIVWHHAIVWPAMLLAAGLELPRCVFAHGWLLAGGEKISKSGKAITQISPDELVSQFGVDGYRYHFLRAVTFGDDGNFSLEDMHARYNADLANDIGNLASRTVAMVSRYFDGVVPGAAAAEGPEAGLLEVARSAVVNADALVAEMRITEAIAVVWEIVRHANRYLVEREPWKLARDEANLPLVGAILNTVAESLARGAALLWPAMPGAMSELWSRLGYEGEPVLEAPPAEGNRVRTADPLFPRLEDASV; translated from the coding sequence ATGAAGGACACCTGGTACATCACGACCCCGATCTACTACTCGAACGACGTCCCACACATCGGGCACGCGTACACGACGGTCGCGGCCGACTTCCTCTCCCGATGGCACCGGCTCCAAGGCCGCCGCGTCCACTTCCTCACCGGGACGGACGAGCACGGGTCGAAGCTCGCCCAGGCCGCCGAGGACAAGGGCCTCACCCCGCAGGAATGGGTGGACACGATGGCGCCACGGTGGAAGCAGCTGTGGCAGCGCCTGGACATCACCAACGACGACTTCATCCGGACCACCGAGAGCCGTCACAAGGAACCGGTGGCCCGGTTCATGACCGAGCTCTACGAGAAGGGGGACATCTACCTCGGCACCTACGAGGGCCTCTACTGCGTGCGGTGCGAGGAGTTCAAGACGCCGACGGAGGCGGCGAACGGGCTGTGCCCGGTCCACGGCTCCCCCCTCGAGCAGCTCTCGGAGGAGAACTACTTCTTCCGGCTCTCCGCCTACAACCAGGCCCTCATCGACCACTACACGGCCAACCCGGGCGCGATCTCCCCCGAACGCGCGCGCAGCGAGGTCCTCGGCCGCCTGCGCGACGGGCTGCGAGACATCCCGATCAGCCGGGCCACCGTCTCCTGGGGTATCCCGCTGCCCTGGGACCAGGCTCACGTGATCTACGTGTGGATCGAGGCGCTGCAGAACTACATCACCGCGGTTGGGTACGGGTCCGACGAGGAGAGGTTCGGCGCCGTCTGGCCGGCCGATGTCCACCTGATAGGGAAGGAGATCGTCTGGCACCACGCGATCGTGTGGCCGGCCATGCTCCTGGCCGCCGGGCTCGAGCTTCCCAGGTGCGTCTTCGCCCACGGGTGGCTGCTCGCAGGCGGCGAGAAGATCTCGAAGTCGGGCAAGGCGATCACCCAGATCTCGCCCGACGAGCTCGTCTCCCAGTTCGGGGTGGACGGCTACCGGTACCACTTCCTCCGCGCCGTCACCTTCGGCGACGACGGAAACTTCTCCCTCGAGGACATGCACGCCCGCTACAACGCCGACCTCGCCAACGACATCGGCAACCTGGCCAGCCGGACGGTAGCCATGGTCTCCCGCTACTTCGACGGGGTGGTGCCGGGCGCGGCCGCTGCCGAGGGTCCGGAGGCGGGTCTGCTCGAGGTCGCCCGGTCCGCCGTGGTCAACGCCGACGCCCTCGTCGCGGAGATGCGGATCACGGAGGCCATCGCCGTCGTGTGGGAGATCGTCCGGCACGCCAACCGCTACCTCGTCGAGCGGGAGCCCTGGAAGCTGGCCCGCGACGAAGCGAACCTCCCGCTGGTCGGGGCGATCCTCAACACGGTCGCCGAGTCCCTGGCCCGGGGGGCCGCGCTGCTGTGGCCCGCCATGCCGGGGGCCATGTCCGAGCTGTGGTCGCGGCTCGGGTACGAGGGGGAGCCCGTCCTGGAAGCCCCACCTGCCGAGGGGAACCGGGTCCGGACCGCGGACCCTCTGTTCCCGCGCCTGGAGGACGCGTCCGTTTGA
- the rsmA gene encoding 16S rRNA (adenine(1518)-N(6)/adenine(1519)-N(6))-dimethyltransferase RsmA, with protein sequence MTELLTLTRARALLARHGLAARRSLGQHFLVDPNTVRKIVRLSGVGPGDTVLEVGPGLGSLTLGLAQAAGRVVAVELDAKVADVLREVVPPSVEVVVADALRADLGSLVAGPALLVANLPYNVATPIMARVLDEVTEIRGGLVMVQRELGERWTSPPGSRAYGAISVKFAYHASAEVAAAVPRTVFLPPPKVASVLVRFERLAHPAVEVDDPRAFFATVSAAFGHRRKTMLNALTASGLDRERVREALAEAGIDPQDRPERLDVHRLADLHRALGR encoded by the coding sequence ATGACGGAGCTCTTGACGCTCACCCGGGCCCGAGCCCTGCTCGCGCGCCACGGCCTGGCCGCCCGGCGCAGCCTCGGACAGCACTTCCTCGTCGACCCGAACACGGTCCGCAAGATCGTGCGGCTGTCCGGCGTGGGACCCGGGGACACGGTCCTGGAGGTGGGGCCGGGTCTCGGCTCGCTGACGCTCGGCCTGGCCCAGGCCGCCGGACGGGTCGTCGCCGTCGAGCTGGACGCCAAGGTCGCCGACGTGCTGCGCGAGGTCGTCCCTCCGTCCGTCGAGGTGGTCGTGGCCGACGCCCTGCGAGCCGACCTCGGCTCCCTCGTCGCCGGACCGGCCCTGCTCGTGGCCAACCTGCCCTACAACGTGGCCACCCCGATCATGGCCCGGGTGCTCGACGAGGTGACGGAGATCCGCGGCGGACTCGTGATGGTCCAGCGGGAGCTGGGGGAGAGGTGGACCTCGCCTCCGGGGTCGCGCGCGTACGGCGCGATCAGCGTGAAGTTCGCCTACCACGCCTCCGCCGAGGTGGCCGCGGCGGTCCCGCGCACGGTGTTCCTGCCGCCGCCGAAGGTGGCGTCGGTGCTCGTGCGGTTCGAGCGCCTCGCTCACCCGGCGGTGGAGGTGGACGACCCCCGGGCCTTCTTCGCCACCGTGTCCGCCGCCTTCGGACACCGGCGCAAGACGATGCTCAACGCGCTGACGGCCTCGGGCCTCGACCGTGAACGCGTCCGGGAGGCCCTCGCCGAGGCCGGGATCGACCCCCAGGACCGCCCGGAGCGCCTGGACGTCCACCGCCTCGCGGACCTGCACCGGGCCCTGGGGCGATGA
- a CDS encoding phage holin family protein — MIGSKGDRATGDLIREVAGDLQLLVRKELELARTELVEGVTAKVKGAGLAAGAFLLVFPALLFLFVALALWLPRILPVSVAGGFLIVSLLMFLFAGLVIGIGIKIFRSGRPGVASTVESVKEDVRWARGHLRS, encoded by the coding sequence ATGATCGGGTCGAAGGGCGACCGCGCAACGGGGGACCTGATACGCGAGGTCGCGGGCGACCTCCAGCTTCTGGTCCGCAAGGAGCTCGAGCTGGCGCGGACCGAGCTCGTCGAGGGGGTCACCGCCAAGGTGAAAGGGGCGGGCCTGGCCGCGGGAGCCTTCCTCCTAGTCTTCCCAGCCCTTCTCTTCCTCTTCGTGGCGCTGGCCCTGTGGCTCCCGCGCATCCTGCCGGTCTCGGTCGCAGGCGGGTTCCTGATCGTGAGCCTGCTGATGTTCCTGTTCGCGGGGCTCGTGATCGGCATCGGCATCAAGATCTTCAGGTCGGGCAGGCCGGGCGTGGCATCGACGGTCGAGTCCGTGAAGGAGGATGTGCGATGGGCACGCGGACATCTGAGGTCCTGA
- a CDS encoding ubiquitin-like domain-containing protein: MQRRLVRALVLVTALAAPGLAFGGEKLVHLDVEGSIRPVVTYASSGPELVERKGLGSPMRVDAPGSISAGDTVRVRRAKPVTLLVDGEPRRVVVHGLTVGEALSELGLSVDDHDHLTPPPDTPVIDGLPVVVRNAVATTVVVDGRSREILSSADTVGRMLSEAGIEVGPHDIVRPPPSTSPGDGMSVRVVRVRTAVQTRTLPIPAPVEERPDPSLPAGQRRIASEGGPGTRTVRQRLVFHDGEIVARTTLDSRVERRPEPKVVRVGTARAPRNVQEGVASWFRAPGLTAAHRTLAFGTVVKVTNLSNGRSVHVTIRDRGPFVEGRIIDLSHGSFEQLAPLNTGTFRVRIEW, from the coding sequence ATGCAGAGACGACTGGTTCGCGCGCTCGTACTCGTCACGGCGCTCGCTGCGCCGGGCCTCGCCTTCGGAGGGGAGAAGTTGGTCCACCTCGACGTGGAGGGGTCCATCCGCCCCGTCGTCACCTACGCCTCGAGCGGGCCGGAGCTGGTCGAGCGCAAGGGTCTCGGCTCTCCGATGAGGGTGGACGCGCCCGGATCGATCTCGGCCGGGGACACGGTCCGCGTCCGGCGCGCCAAGCCCGTGACGCTACTCGTGGACGGGGAGCCGCGTCGGGTGGTGGTGCACGGGCTGACGGTGGGGGAGGCTCTGTCCGAGCTCGGGCTGTCCGTCGACGATCACGACCACCTCACCCCGCCTCCAGACACGCCGGTGATCGACGGGCTCCCGGTCGTCGTCCGCAACGCAGTGGCGACGACCGTCGTCGTGGACGGCCGCTCACGCGAGATCCTCTCGAGCGCCGACACGGTAGGCCGGATGCTGTCCGAGGCCGGGATCGAGGTGGGGCCCCACGACATAGTGCGTCCACCACCTTCGACCTCACCGGGGGACGGCATGTCGGTCAGGGTCGTCCGTGTGAGGACGGCCGTCCAGACGCGTACCCTTCCGATCCCGGCTCCCGTCGAGGAGCGGCCCGACCCGTCCCTGCCCGCCGGGCAGCGACGGATCGCGAGCGAGGGCGGGCCGGGGACCCGGACCGTCCGACAGCGCCTCGTCTTCCACGACGGTGAGATCGTGGCGCGGACGACGCTCGACTCCCGTGTCGAGCGCAGGCCGGAGCCGAAGGTGGTGCGGGTGGGCACGGCCCGCGCGCCCCGCAACGTCCAGGAGGGGGTTGCCTCGTGGTTCCGGGCGCCCGGTCTGACCGCCGCGCACCGCACGCTCGCGTTCGGGACCGTGGTCAAGGTCACCAACCTCTCCAACGGGCGGTCGGTGCACGTCACGATCCGCGACCGCGGGCCCTTCGTCGAGGGCCGGATCATCGACCTCTCCCATGGGTCGTTCGAACAGCTCGCTCCGCTCAACACCGGGACCTTCAGGGTCCGCATCGAGTGGTGA
- a CDS encoding inositol monophosphatase family protein has translation MSDVLDFAQHLAEVADRLSMGYFRRDPAARRKFDGTIVTEADEAVERALRTEISAAFPTHAVLGEEEGGPDTQDAPTWIVDPIDGTINFASGVPIWGTLIAHAVDGEVVAGVVSAPALGERYHAVRGGGAYRNGERIGVSAVDDLAEVYLSYGTWRHFEQFGWGGGFERAIRAVRTSRGLGDFWGHMLVASGAVDVMVEPVVAVWDLAPLIVIVEESGGRFTDLNGSRTIAGGSALSTNGRVHEEVLSLFRPNP, from the coding sequence ATGAGCGACGTCCTCGATTTCGCCCAGCACCTGGCCGAGGTGGCCGACCGGTTGTCCATGGGGTACTTCCGCCGTGACCCGGCCGCCCGTCGGAAGTTCGACGGGACGATCGTCACCGAGGCCGACGAGGCCGTGGAGCGAGCTCTGCGCACGGAGATCTCGGCCGCGTTCCCGACCCATGCCGTCCTGGGCGAGGAGGAGGGAGGTCCCGACACGCAGGACGCACCGACCTGGATCGTCGACCCGATCGACGGGACGATCAACTTCGCCTCCGGGGTCCCGATCTGGGGGACGCTGATCGCCCACGCGGTGGACGGCGAGGTCGTCGCGGGAGTCGTGAGCGCACCAGCCCTCGGCGAGCGGTACCACGCGGTCCGCGGCGGCGGCGCGTACCGCAACGGCGAGCGGATCGGGGTGTCCGCCGTGGACGACCTCGCCGAGGTCTACCTCTCGTACGGGACGTGGCGTCACTTCGAGCAGTTCGGGTGGGGCGGGGGGTTCGAGCGCGCGATCCGAGCGGTGAGGACGAGCCGTGGCCTGGGGGATTTCTGGGGGCACATGCTGGTGGCGTCCGGCGCCGTCGACGTGATGGTGGAGCCGGTCGTGGCGGTCTGGGACCTGGCCCCCCTCATCGTGATCGTGGAGGAGTCCGGGGGTCGGTTCACCGACCTCAACGGGAGCCGCACGATCGCCGGAGGATCGGCCCTGAGCACGAACGGCCGGGTTCACGAAGAGGTTCTGTCCCTGTTCCGGCCGAACCCCTGA
- a CDS encoding HAMP domain-containing sensor histidine kinase, giving the protein MRALSKGTLRFRIAFAFFGGALIVSGVVASATYLLADTYLTRQRADSLVRQSFNSLRFATEYLARPEPQRSTDELVSFLKARGTAEILVMDGDRAVASSVSLVPAAIPRELSQAVEEERVAYISTGETPRSFVFGSPIPRSNLDAYFVYSLEDLDDTLWLLARILLGVVGGTVLLAGVLGFRLAARTIEPLRRASEAAQQVAEGLLETRLEETGDDELGTMAASFNSMARALQERISRERQFVADASHELRTPLTALKTSVDFLADHCDDLPPRMRSIVSLAAEEVRSLQRLVDDLLELSRVEAGGVHVSWEDVDLGAFAVEVARRRAPGRPVYVTSPDDGLVVRTDKARLERVVGNLLENAIVHGNGQDVQIAVEQLDGHARVMVADRGPGIEQENLDRIFERFWRADQSRRRGRTTGAGLGLAIARENAHVLGADLEVESSPGAGTRFTVLLPMAGEGAQ; this is encoded by the coding sequence GTGAGAGCGCTGTCGAAGGGGACGCTGAGGTTCCGGATCGCGTTCGCGTTCTTCGGCGGCGCGCTGATAGTGAGCGGGGTGGTCGCCTCTGCCACCTACCTGCTGGCCGACACGTACCTCACGCGCCAGCGCGCTGACTCCCTCGTCCGTCAATCGTTCAACAGCCTGCGGTTCGCGACCGAGTACCTGGCCCGTCCGGAGCCGCAGCGGTCGACCGACGAGCTCGTCTCGTTCCTGAAGGCGCGTGGGACCGCGGAGATCCTGGTCATGGACGGGGATCGCGCCGTCGCGTCCTCCGTCTCCCTGGTGCCGGCGGCGATCCCGCGGGAGCTTTCGCAGGCGGTGGAGGAGGAGAGGGTCGCCTACATCTCGACGGGCGAGACGCCCCGCAGCTTCGTGTTCGGCTCCCCGATCCCGAGGTCGAACCTCGACGCCTACTTCGTCTACTCCCTGGAGGATCTCGACGACACCCTCTGGCTGCTCGCGCGCATCCTGCTCGGGGTCGTCGGCGGCACCGTGCTCCTGGCCGGCGTCCTCGGTTTCCGCCTCGCCGCGCGCACGATCGAGCCCCTCCGCCGGGCGAGCGAGGCCGCCCAGCAGGTGGCGGAGGGGCTGCTCGAGACCCGGCTCGAGGAGACGGGCGACGACGAGCTCGGAACGATGGCGGCCTCGTTCAACTCGATGGCCCGGGCCCTCCAGGAGCGGATATCCCGCGAGAGGCAGTTCGTCGCGGACGCGTCCCACGAGCTGCGCACGCCACTCACCGCGCTGAAGACCTCCGTCGACTTCCTGGCCGACCACTGCGACGACCTCCCCCCGCGGATGCGGTCGATCGTCTCCCTGGCGGCCGAGGAGGTCAGGTCCCTCCAACGGTTGGTGGACGACCTACTCGAGCTCTCCAGGGTCGAGGCGGGCGGGGTTCACGTGTCCTGGGAGGACGTCGACCTGGGCGCGTTCGCGGTCGAGGTGGCCCGCCGCCGGGCCCCCGGGAGGCCGGTCTACGTCACCTCGCCCGATGACGGCCTGGTGGTCAGGACGGACAAGGCGCGGCTGGAGAGGGTGGTCGGGAATCTGCTCGAGAACGCGATCGTGCACGGCAACGGACAGGACGTCCAGATCGCGGTCGAGCAGCTGGACGGCCACGCCAGGGTGATGGTGGCCGACCGCGGACCGGGCATCGAGCAGGAGAACCTGGACCGCATCTTCGAGCGGTTCTGGCGGGCCGATCAATCGCGCCGGCGGGGACGGACCACGGGAGCGGGGCTGGGGCTGGCCATCGCCCGCGAGAACGCCCACGTCCTGGGGGCGGACCTAGAGGTGGAGTCGTCGCCGGGAGCCGGGACGCGGTTCACGGTCCTGCTGCCGATGGCCGGGGAGGGTGCTCAGTGA
- the rsmI gene encoding 16S rRNA (cytidine(1402)-2'-O)-methyltransferase has protein sequence MTGRLYVVSTPIGNLADITLRAVRVLNEVDVVAAEDTRAAGRLLKHHDVSTPLVSYHEHNEDVRTPELLQRLHSGEDVAIISEAGTPSISDPGYRLVRAAIADGLVVEPIPGASALLAALVVSGLPTDSFIFEGFLPRRAAERRKHLESLRSERRTLVLFESPHRVDACLTDLAEVLGDRPAALCRELTKMHEEVRRGTLSELAASVRRSPVKGELVLVVAGAVPQPPDLDAAVSEALAAIEEGSSVRDATREVSGRLGVPRRALYDRVLAARPGAPS, from the coding sequence ATGACCGGACGCCTCTACGTCGTCTCCACGCCGATCGGGAACCTGGCCGACATCACCCTGCGGGCGGTGAGGGTCCTCAACGAGGTGGACGTGGTCGCGGCGGAGGACACCCGAGCCGCCGGGAGGCTGCTGAAGCACCACGACGTCTCGACCCCGCTCGTCTCCTACCACGAGCACAACGAGGACGTCCGCACGCCCGAGCTGCTGCAAAGGCTGCACTCGGGGGAGGACGTGGCGATCATCTCCGAGGCCGGGACACCGTCCATCTCCGACCCGGGATACCGGCTCGTCCGGGCGGCGATCGCCGACGGTCTCGTGGTGGAGCCGATCCCGGGCGCGTCCGCCCTGCTCGCAGCCCTGGTCGTCTCCGGGCTCCCGACCGACTCCTTCATCTTCGAGGGGTTCCTGCCCCGACGCGCCGCCGAGCGGCGCAAGCACCTGGAGAGCCTGCGCTCCGAGAGGCGCACGCTCGTCCTCTTCGAGTCGCCGCATCGCGTCGACGCCTGCCTGACCGACCTCGCCGAGGTGTTGGGCGACCGGCCCGCCGCGTTGTGCCGAGAGCTCACGAAGATGCACGAGGAGGTACGACGGGGGACCCTGTCCGAGCTCGCCGCATCCGTCCGGCGGTCGCCGGTGAAGGGAGAGCTGGTCCTGGTCGTGGCGGGGGCCGTCCCCCAGCCCCCCGACCTCGACGCCGCGGTGTCCGAGGCCCTCGCGGCGATCGAGGAGGGGTCCAGCGTGCGGGACGCGACCCGTGAGGTGTCCGGCCGGCTCGGGGTGCCGCGACGCGCGCTGTACGATCGGGTCCTCGCCGCCCGTCCGGGAGCCCCGTCATGA
- a CDS encoding TatD family hydrolase, with amino-acid sequence MTASVTDTHCHLSHCAGEPAEIVADARRAGVARLIDIGMGIEESLAAAQRTGDGVYASVGVHPNDLSDWKRDRSGTFSTLRELLSRPGVVAVGETGLDRYRDREDPMDQRRAFADHIELAHETDRTLVIHCREAHAEVLEVLEEVGPPPRVVMHCFSGDVEHARACADRGYWCSFAGNITYPRNSELREAARVLPRELLLVETDAPYLAPVPHRGKPNRPALVGVTADALAEVLGEDPPALRERVERNTEAAFLLPRPAANGGS; translated from the coding sequence TTGACGGCGTCCGTCACGGACACGCACTGCCACCTCTCGCACTGCGCGGGTGAACCGGCCGAGATCGTCGCCGACGCCCGGCGCGCCGGCGTGGCCCGGCTGATCGATATCGGGATGGGGATAGAGGAGTCGCTCGCAGCCGCGCAGCGGACGGGCGACGGCGTCTACGCCTCGGTCGGGGTCCACCCCAACGACCTGAGCGACTGGAAGCGGGACCGCAGCGGCACGTTCTCGACCCTGCGCGAGCTCCTGTCCCGTCCGGGTGTCGTCGCGGTGGGGGAGACCGGTCTGGACCGTTACCGAGACCGCGAGGACCCGATGGACCAGCGCCGGGCGTTCGCCGACCACATCGAGCTCGCCCACGAGACCGACCGGACCCTCGTGATCCACTGCCGCGAGGCGCACGCGGAGGTGCTCGAGGTGCTCGAGGAGGTCGGACCTCCCCCGCGCGTCGTCATGCACTGCTTCTCGGGCGACGTGGAGCATGCCCGGGCGTGCGCCGACCGGGGGTACTGGTGCTCGTTCGCCGGCAACATCACCTACCCGCGCAACAGCGAGCTGAGGGAGGCGGCGCGGGTCCTGCCGCGCGAGCTGCTGCTCGTCGAGACCGATGCTCCGTACCTGGCTCCCGTCCCCCATCGGGGCAAGCCGAACCGGCCCGCCCTGGTCGGGGTCACGGCGGACGCGCTCGCCGAGGTGCTGGGCGAGGACCCGCCCGCCCTGCGCGAGAGGGTCGAGCGCAACACCGAGGCCGCTTTCCTGCTCCCGCGGCCCGCCGCGAACGGAGGTTCGTAA
- a CDS encoding 4-(cytidine 5'-diphospho)-2-C-methyl-D-erythritol kinase (catalyzes the phosphorylation of 4-diphosphocytidyl-2-C-methyl-D-erythritol in the nonmevalonate pathway of isoprenoid biosynthesis), producing the protein MTGSAKVNLGWLVSPPRPDGFHPVAGLVQTLSLHDTLTITTGDPTDRPTALVDGEPLTLSTTGPEASPALDTEENLIVRAARLVAGRTAPLPTTVALEKRIPVAAGLGGGSADAAAALVGLSAAWGAKRSVGALLDLGARLGSDVPPILLGGLVAVSGKGERVQGAGCGAGYAVVL; encoded by the coding sequence GTGACCGGCTCGGCGAAGGTGAACCTGGGCTGGCTCGTCTCGCCGCCCCGCCCCGACGGGTTCCACCCGGTCGCCGGGCTCGTCCAGACGCTCTCGCTGCACGACACGCTGACGATCACGACCGGAGACCCGACCGACCGCCCAACCGCCCTCGTCGACGGGGAGCCGCTGACGCTGTCCACGACCGGACCCGAGGCGTCTCCCGCGTTGGACACCGAGGAGAACCTGATCGTCCGAGCGGCCCGGCTGGTCGCGGGCCGGACGGCCCCCCTCCCGACGACCGTCGCCCTCGAGAAGAGGATCCCCGTCGCCGCGGGTCTCGGAGGAGGCAGCGCGGACGCGGCCGCGGCGCTGGTGGGACTCTCGGCCGCCTGGGGGGCGAAGCGCTCGGTGGGCGCGCTGCTCGACCTCGGCGCCCGCCTCGGGAGCGATGTCCCACCGATCCTGCTCGGCGGGCTCGTGGCGGTCTCCGGGAAGGGGGAGCGGGTCCAGGGGGCAGGGTGCGGCGCCGGGTACGCGGTAGTGCTC